One segment of Macrobrachium rosenbergii isolate ZJJX-2024 chromosome 25, ASM4041242v1, whole genome shotgun sequence DNA contains the following:
- the LOC136852108 gene encoding uncharacterized protein: MVNFVSSTSAVESQQAMIRAAAQSARSPKGSRMSPLSKRPRSKSPVRSPKKVRCSSKSPASTSDSKPSAHKKGFRKLETFPSPAPVGGWLAPFWNTWNEWGAESWVAEVLRKGYRVPFHSRPHVSGSPVHLPSYSPSFIRGIALAEEIRAPLEKGALEPIPPSPGFYSQIFVAPKAGGSWRPIIDLSGLNRFIILTKFHMKTSQSVLRSVRRDNWMISADLKDAYLQVPIHQESRKFLRSSGSTGTFQFRVLCFGLTTAPQVFTRVMSPVSDIMHRQDFWMRRYLND; the protein is encoded by the coding sequence ATGGTGAACTTTGTTTCTTCTACATCGGCAGTTGAGTCGCAGCAGGCCATGATTCGGGCAGCAGCTCAGAGTGCCAGATCACCTAAGGGGTCCAGAATGTCACCGCTGTCTAAGCGTCCACGTTCCAAGTCTCCAGTGAGATCTCCGAAGAAGGTCCGCTGTTCCTCCAAGAGTCCTGCTTCTACATCGGATTCGAAACCTTCTGCTCACAAGAAGGGTTTTCGGAAATTGGAGACGTTCCCTTCACCTGCACCTGTAGGAGGTTGGCTTGCTCCTTTCTGGAACACCTGGAATGAGTGGGGCGCAGAGAGTTGGGTAGCGGAGGTGTTAAGGAAAgggtacagagtcccttttcactCACGTCCTCATGTATCCGGCTCACCggttcatcttcccagttattccccttCCTTCATCAGGGGGATAGCTTTGGCGGAAGAAATCCGAGCCCCATTAGAGAAGGGAGCATTAGAGCCCATTCCCCCTTCTCCAGGGTTTTACAGCCAGATCTTCGTGGCCCCAAAAGctggaggatcttggagacccattATAGATCTCTCTGGTCTCAACCGGTTCATCATCTTGACGAAGTTTCATATGAAAACTTCGCAGTCGGTGCTGCGGTCAGTTCGGAGAGACAATTGGATGATTTCAGCGGACCTCAAGGATGCATATCTCCAGGTTCCAATTCATcaggaatctcggaagttccttcgtTCCTCGGGTTCAACTGGAACATTCCAGTTCAGAGTCCTCTGCTTTGGTCTGACAacagcacctcaggtattcacgagggtgatgtctcctgtTTCAGACATAATGCATCGTCAGGATTTCTGGATGAGGAGATATCTCAACGATTGA
- the LOC136852109 gene encoding uncharacterized protein PF3D7_1120000-like has protein sequence MEALKNKEEGVKQVLKNKEGVKQALKNKEEGVKQVLKDKEGVKQVLKKKEGVKQGLKNKEGVKQVLKKKEGVKQGLKNKEGVKQVLKKKEGVKQGLKNKEGVKQVLKKKEGVKQGLKNKVGVKQALKNKEEGDKQVLKNKVAGVKHILKNKAEGYKQALKNKSEGDKTGRWTRNIVTFRAARQDHNGSSPGHDHQEKQQARSGQPMQELQKLFGTSHERHQQQQE, from the exons ATGGAG GCattgaaaaacaaggaagaaggtgTTAAACAGGTACTGAAAAACAAGGAAGGTGTTAAACAGGCattgaaaaacaaggaagaaggtgTTAAACAGGTACTGAAAGACAAGGAAGGTGTTAAACAGGtattgaaaaaaaaggaaggtgtGAAACAAGGATTGAAAAACAAGGAAGGTGTTAAACAGGtattgaaaaaaaaggaaggtgtGAAACAGGGATTGAAAAACAAGGAAGGTGTTAAACAGGtattgaaaaaaaaggaaggtgtGAAACAAGGATTGAAAAACAAGGAAGGTGTTAAACAGGtattgaaaaaaaaggaaggtgtGAAACAAGGATTGAAAAACAAGGTAGGTGTTAAACAGGCActgaaaaacaaggaagaaggtgATAAACAGGTATTGAAAAACAAGGTAGCAGGAGTTAAACACATATTGAAAAATAAGGCAGAAGGTTATAAGCAGGCattgaaaaacaaatcagaagGCGATAAAACAG GaaggtggacacgaaacatcgtaaccttcagggcagctaggcaggatcacaacggaagcagcccaggacatgaccaccaggagaagcagcaggcacgatcaggacagccgatgcaggagctacagaagctGTTCGGAACATCACATGAacgtcaccagcagcaacaggaatga